One stretch of Argiope bruennichi chromosome 3, qqArgBrue1.1, whole genome shotgun sequence DNA includes these proteins:
- the LOC129963265 gene encoding 5'-nucleotidase domain-containing protein 3-like, whose protein sequence is MHPSAALRTLLHVKGRQTVITALLNSKSVFRKNALQFSRSTGDKASDKDNLLEKYYVAKQAYEANLPPPEVNPLGVFANNELNLSQIQVYGFDYDYTLAVYKESLHYLIYNLGRDFLVNKFKYPKDILKLTYQPGFAIRGLHYDMQKGVLMKIDSFHQIQFESVYRGMTQLSKEAVIEIYGGSYIPQEMIRGNGSEARMKQLNDLFSVPEICLLSNVTDYFEKQNIAYHPEILSYDIQNAVQNIHPVMHKLLDEDTIGQYLENHPDMPRFLHRLKAAGKKMFLITNSPFKFVDNGMKYMIGPNWADLFDVIVVQARKPKFFMDQSRPFRIYDVPSNSQLWERVLSLDKGKVYIEGNLNELQRMTGWYGNAVLYFGDQIYTDLADLTLHHGWRTGAIIQELTKEINILNSEEFRHDVGWLQTLQHLIEEMQDFEEADDFIEQLLVERDELRTFTKAMFNKQFGSIFRTHHNPTYFSRRLFRYSDIYMSHITNLLNFSLKHTFYPRRGALPHECKVPFI, encoded by the exons ATGCATCCATCAGCTGCGCTTAGGACATTATTACATGTTAAAGGACGACAAACAGTAATAACAGCCCTTTTAAATTCCAAAAGTGTTTTCAGGAAAAATGCGTTGCAGTTTTCAAGAAGTACAGGCGATAAAGCATCGGATAAGGATAACCTTTTGGAAAAGTACTATGTTGCCAAACAAGCATATgaag ctAATTTACCCCCACCTGAAGTGAATCCTCTTGGTGTTTTTGCTAATAATGAATTGAATCTCTCCCAAATACAAGTATATGGATTTGATTACGATTATACTTTagcagtatataaagaatcattacattatttgatttataacttAGGAAGAgactttcttgtaaataaatttaag TATCCTAAAGACATTCTCAAGTTAACATATCAACCTGGATTTGCAATTCGTGGTTTACATTATGATATgcaaaag ggTGTTTTGATGAAAATAGATTCCTTTCATCAAATTCAGTTTGAGAGTGTGTATAG GGGAATGACCCAGTTAAGTAAAGAAGCTGTGATCGAAATTTATGGAGGTTCCTATATACCTCAGGAAATGATAAGAGGAAATGGTTcagaa gcaagAATGAAGCAGCTGAATGATTTGTTTTCTGTGCCAGAGATCTGCCTTCTGTCTAATGTTACAGATTATTTTGAGAAACAGAATATAGCTTACCATCCGGAAATTCTGTCTTATGATATACAA AATGCTGTACAAAATATACATCCTGTGATGCATAAACTTCTGGATGAGGATACTATTG ggCAATACCTTGAAAATCATCCAGATATGCCTAGGTTTCTTCATAGGTTAAAGGCAGCTgggaagaaaatgtttttaatcacaAACAGTCCTTTCAAGTTTGT tgATAATGGTATGAAGTACATGATAGGTCCTAACTGGGCAGATCTTTTTGATGTAATAGTAGTTCAAGCAAGAAAACCCAAATTTTTTATGGATCAAAGCAG GCCCTTTAGGATTTATGATGTACCCTCCAACAGTCAACTCTGGGAAAGGGTTTTATCTTTGGATAAAGGGAAAGTGTACATTGAA ggtAATTTGAATGAATTGCAGCGTATGACTGGCTGGTATGGCAATGCCGTTTTATATTTTGGTGATCAAATATATACTGACCTAGCAGATTTGACATTGCATCATGGGTGGAGAACTGGAGCAATAATACAAGAACTTACT aaagaaataaatattttgaattcggAGGAATTTCGACATGACGTTGGATGGCTTCAAACACTGCAACATCTGATAGAAGAAATGCAG gattttGAAGAGGCAGATGATTTTATTGAACAACTTTTAGTTGAACGTGACGAACTCcg tacTTTCACAAAAGCCATGTTTAACAAGCAGTTTGGCAGCATCTTCCGAACTCATCACAACCCAACTTATTTTTCTAGACGACTTTTTAGATATTCTGACATTTACATGTCCCATATtactaatttgttaaatttttcctTGAAACACACTTTTTATCCAAGGAGAGGGGCACTGCCTCATGAATGTAAAgtaccttttatttaa
- the LOC129963266 gene encoding MYG1 exonuclease-like isoform X1, with product MLNILRSFSRSASNLGIALKMGPKVKIGTHNGTFHCDEVLACSLLKHAKPEYKNAEIVRSRNMDILNECVIVVDVGAVYEPSCHRYDHHQRSFNHTMNTLNSEYPWTIKLSSAGLVYFHFGHEIIANILKLPMDSEEVKILYKKLYENFIQEIDAIDNGIEPCEGSQHKYQIHTHLSARVKHLNPSWNEPNPDETKCFEKACQLVEQEFLDRLNFYGKIWLPARDIVKSAVQNRFSVHSSGEIIEFANGGCPWKEHLFELEESLKVEKPIKFVIYPETLNKAWRVQCVSMSPFSYENRLSLRKEWCGLREEELSKQSGIDDCVFVHMSGFTGGNKTREGVLQMALKTLNPE from the exons ATGCTGAATATTCTGAGAAGTTTTTCCAGGTCTGCATCTAATCTTG GCATAGCTTTAAAAATGGGTCCTAAGGTAAAAATCGGAACACATAATGGAACATTTCATTGTGATGAAGTTCTTGCATGCTCATTGCTTAAACATGCAAAGCCTGaatataaaaatgctgaaatagtTAG gtCTCGAAACATGGACATTTTAAATGAGTGCGTTATAGTTGTAGACGTAGGTGCAGTGTATGAACCAAGCTGCCATAGATATGACCATCATCAAag GTCCTTTAATCATACCATGAACACATTGAATAGTGAGTATCCTTGGACTATTAAACTCAGTAGTGCTGGACTGGTTTACTTCCATTTTGGACATGAAATAATcgccaatattttaaaattaccaatGGATTCTGAAGAAGTGAAGATCTTGTACaaaaaactgtatgaaaatttcattcaagaAATTGATGCTATTGACAATGGAATTGAACCATGTGAAGGTTCTCAACATAA GTACCAAATTCATACTCACTTAAGTGCTCGAGTAAAGCATCTGAATCCATCCTGGAATGAACCAAATCCTGAtgaa acaaaatgttttgaaaaagctTGCCAACTTGTTGAACAGGAATTTTTAGACAGActgaatttttatggaaaaatttggTTACCTGCTCGAGATATTGTCAAGTCAGCAGTACAAAATCGTTTTTCA GTTCATTCCAGTggagaaataattgaatttgctAATGGAGGTTGTCCTTGGAAAGAACATCTATTTGAACTGGAGGAATCTCTGAAAGTTGAGAAACCcatcaaatttgttatatatcCTGAAACTCTAAATAAAGCTTGGAGAGTACAATGTGTATCCATGTCTCCCTTTTCATACGAAAATAG ATTATCTCTACGTAAAGAATGGTGTGGTCTGCGAGAGGAAGAATTAAGCAAACAAAGTGGAATTGATGACTGTGTATTTGTACATATGAGTGGTTTTACTGGAGGAAATAAAACTAGAGAAGGAGTACTTCAAATGGCATTAAAAACTCTTAATcctgaataa
- the LOC129963738 gene encoding 39S ribosomal protein L55, mitochondrial-like: MSCRLMNKYLLYFYQQLRYNSNRTCLVRIGREKYCRMYLTTIVNPDGSSYTIRYHEPRKIINLPLNTAELTPEELQKHLNRKKVQEKVVIEEQPDDDFDINRYSHLWKTKPTEKK; encoded by the exons ATGTCTTGCAGATTAATGAACaa gtaccttttatatttttatcagcaATTGCGATATAATTCTAACAGAACTTGTCTGGTTAGAATTGGTCGTGAAAAATATTGTCGGATGTACTTAACAACAATTGTGAATCCTGATGGATCATCATACACTATTCGATATCATGAAcctagaaaaattattaat TTACCACTAAATACTGCAGAACTAACACCAGAAGAACTTCAGAAACATTTGAATAGGAAGAAAGTTCAAGAAAAGGTTGTTATTGAAGAACAACCAGATGATGATTTTGATATTAATCGTTATAGCCATTTATGGAAAACAAAGCCGACAGAAAAGAAGTAA
- the LOC129963266 gene encoding MYG1 exonuclease-like isoform X2: MLLFKHECIALKMGPKVKIGTHNGTFHCDEVLACSLLKHAKPEYKNAEIVRSRNMDILNECVIVVDVGAVYEPSCHRYDHHQRSFNHTMNTLNSEYPWTIKLSSAGLVYFHFGHEIIANILKLPMDSEEVKILYKKLYENFIQEIDAIDNGIEPCEGSQHKYQIHTHLSARVKHLNPSWNEPNPDETKCFEKACQLVEQEFLDRLNFYGKIWLPARDIVKSAVQNRFSVHSSGEIIEFANGGCPWKEHLFELEESLKVEKPIKFVIYPETLNKAWRVQCVSMSPFSYENRLSLRKEWCGLREEELSKQSGIDDCVFVHMSGFTGGNKTREGVLQMALKTLNPE, translated from the exons ATGCTGCTTTTCAAGCATGAAT GCATAGCTTTAAAAATGGGTCCTAAGGTAAAAATCGGAACACATAATGGAACATTTCATTGTGATGAAGTTCTTGCATGCTCATTGCTTAAACATGCAAAGCCTGaatataaaaatgctgaaatagtTAG gtCTCGAAACATGGACATTTTAAATGAGTGCGTTATAGTTGTAGACGTAGGTGCAGTGTATGAACCAAGCTGCCATAGATATGACCATCATCAAag GTCCTTTAATCATACCATGAACACATTGAATAGTGAGTATCCTTGGACTATTAAACTCAGTAGTGCTGGACTGGTTTACTTCCATTTTGGACATGAAATAATcgccaatattttaaaattaccaatGGATTCTGAAGAAGTGAAGATCTTGTACaaaaaactgtatgaaaatttcattcaagaAATTGATGCTATTGACAATGGAATTGAACCATGTGAAGGTTCTCAACATAA GTACCAAATTCATACTCACTTAAGTGCTCGAGTAAAGCATCTGAATCCATCCTGGAATGAACCAAATCCTGAtgaa acaaaatgttttgaaaaagctTGCCAACTTGTTGAACAGGAATTTTTAGACAGActgaatttttatggaaaaatttggTTACCTGCTCGAGATATTGTCAAGTCAGCAGTACAAAATCGTTTTTCA GTTCATTCCAGTggagaaataattgaatttgctAATGGAGGTTGTCCTTGGAAAGAACATCTATTTGAACTGGAGGAATCTCTGAAAGTTGAGAAACCcatcaaatttgttatatatcCTGAAACTCTAAATAAAGCTTGGAGAGTACAATGTGTATCCATGTCTCCCTTTTCATACGAAAATAG ATTATCTCTACGTAAAGAATGGTGTGGTCTGCGAGAGGAAGAATTAAGCAAACAAAGTGGAATTGATGACTGTGTATTTGTACATATGAGTGGTTTTACTGGAGGAAATAAAACTAGAGAAGGAGTACTTCAAATGGCATTAAAAACTCTTAATcctgaataa
- the LOC129963266 gene encoding MYG1 exonuclease-like isoform X3 — MGPKVKIGTHNGTFHCDEVLACSLLKHAKPEYKNAEIVRSRNMDILNECVIVVDVGAVYEPSCHRYDHHQRSFNHTMNTLNSEYPWTIKLSSAGLVYFHFGHEIIANILKLPMDSEEVKILYKKLYENFIQEIDAIDNGIEPCEGSQHKYQIHTHLSARVKHLNPSWNEPNPDETKCFEKACQLVEQEFLDRLNFYGKIWLPARDIVKSAVQNRFSVHSSGEIIEFANGGCPWKEHLFELEESLKVEKPIKFVIYPETLNKAWRVQCVSMSPFSYENRLSLRKEWCGLREEELSKQSGIDDCVFVHMSGFTGGNKTREGVLQMALKTLNPE; from the exons ATGGGTCCTAAGGTAAAAATCGGAACACATAATGGAACATTTCATTGTGATGAAGTTCTTGCATGCTCATTGCTTAAACATGCAAAGCCTGaatataaaaatgctgaaatagtTAG gtCTCGAAACATGGACATTTTAAATGAGTGCGTTATAGTTGTAGACGTAGGTGCAGTGTATGAACCAAGCTGCCATAGATATGACCATCATCAAag GTCCTTTAATCATACCATGAACACATTGAATAGTGAGTATCCTTGGACTATTAAACTCAGTAGTGCTGGACTGGTTTACTTCCATTTTGGACATGAAATAATcgccaatattttaaaattaccaatGGATTCTGAAGAAGTGAAGATCTTGTACaaaaaactgtatgaaaatttcattcaagaAATTGATGCTATTGACAATGGAATTGAACCATGTGAAGGTTCTCAACATAA GTACCAAATTCATACTCACTTAAGTGCTCGAGTAAAGCATCTGAATCCATCCTGGAATGAACCAAATCCTGAtgaa acaaaatgttttgaaaaagctTGCCAACTTGTTGAACAGGAATTTTTAGACAGActgaatttttatggaaaaatttggTTACCTGCTCGAGATATTGTCAAGTCAGCAGTACAAAATCGTTTTTCA GTTCATTCCAGTggagaaataattgaatttgctAATGGAGGTTGTCCTTGGAAAGAACATCTATTTGAACTGGAGGAATCTCTGAAAGTTGAGAAACCcatcaaatttgttatatatcCTGAAACTCTAAATAAAGCTTGGAGAGTACAATGTGTATCCATGTCTCCCTTTTCATACGAAAATAG ATTATCTCTACGTAAAGAATGGTGTGGTCTGCGAGAGGAAGAATTAAGCAAACAAAGTGGAATTGATGACTGTGTATTTGTACATATGAGTGGTTTTACTGGAGGAAATAAAACTAGAGAAGGAGTACTTCAAATGGCATTAAAAACTCTTAATcctgaataa